DNA from Petroclostridium xylanilyticum:
TTATGAATTTGGTTTATCGGAGCAAAGGTAACCAGCGCAGTTTTACCAAACTTCGTAATATCAGCAAGACAAATTACTTCCTGGGCACATGAAATAATCTTTTTCTTTATATGTGCCTCTAATATATTTGAAACAGACAAACCCTGGCCGAGCTTTATACCGCTGGTTGAAAGGAAAATCTTTTGAACATTATAGGTTTCAAAAAATTTCTCAGTTTCCGGTCCAACCAAAGAATAAGACCCTTTTCTCTGGGTTCCTCCTGTTAGAATCAAATTAACCCGCTCTTTATTGGAAAGTTCATAGGCGATATTAATATCGTTGGTGATAACAGATATTTCAATGTCCGGCAATAGGTGCGCAAGCATAAGTGTAGTACTTCCTGAATCTAATATTATCGAATCGCCGGCTTTCACATATTTCACTGCTTCCTGCGCTATTTTCCTTTTGCCTTCCAGGTTGATTTCTTTTCTAAGCGATATAGGAGGTACATCATTTACTTCTCCGATAAGAGTGGCTCCTCCATGGATTTTTTGTAACAGGCCCTGGTTCTCCAATTTTTCCATATCTCTTCGTATCGTTTCTTCTGATACGTCAAACATTTTACTCAAATCGGATACTTTCACAAAGCCTTTTTCATGGAGCAGCTTAAGTATCCTTTCCTGTCTATTTACAGCTAACATCTATCCACCCTCTTAAGTAATATAGTAATTCTATATTACCACATAATCTCACATATTACAACATCAAAGGATACTAAAAATTCTATAGGAGGTCCAGTCCGCGAGTCTTGCCCCTTCTTCCTGCTAAATCGGACTTTTTCAGTAGTTTCATATGATATTATTTGCCCTGAACAAGATTAATCGCAAACTTATATGCTTCTGTCAGACTCCGTGTAGAAGCAATCCCTTTATAAGCAATGTCAAAAGCCGTCCCATGGTCCACCGAAGTTCTTATTACTTTCAACCCTAGCGTTACGTTAACCCCACCTTCAAAATCCAAAAGCTTTATAGGAATATGTCCCTGGTCATGATACATGCAAACAACAGCATCATATTGTTTTTTACATGCTTTAATAAAGACGGTATCGGGCGGGATAGGGCCTTCTGCATAAATGCCTTCTTCTTGCGCCTTCAATACCGCCGGCTTTATCTCATTAATATCTTCCCTTCCGAAGGAACCGCCTTCACCCGCATGAGGATTCAACCCTGCAACCGCAATTTTAGGCTTGATTATAAATCTTTTTAGAGCATCATGTGTTAGCTTGATTACATTATAGATCCTCTCTTTTTTTACATTTTTTATTGCTTCTTCCATGGAAACATGGGTATTGACATGGGTTACAGTCAATTTTTCTGATGCAAGCATCATTGTATAGTTGGTTTGGCCGCATATTTTCGCTATTAATTCTGTATGTCCTGAAAAGTTTTCATTACTGAGTCTCGTTGCTTCTTTATTCATGGGCAGGGTTACGATTGCTTCTATTTTTTTATCTAAAGCTAATTGTGTCGCGTATTCAACATATTTCATGGCAGCATAGCCTGATTTTTTGGAAATCCTGCCTATTTCAAGTTCTTCTTTTTTCAACAGTTTTAAGTCCAGGACATTTATATAACCTTCCTGCACCTCAGTTACATCAGCAATCCTTCTTAATGGCACTCCATAATTTAATAGTTCATTGCAATACTCTAAAACCTCATAGTCTCCAATAACTATAAAATCCTTTTGTATTGCTTTTTGTTTATAAGCTCCAAGTATCAACTCCGGTCCTACACCACTTGCATCTCCCATTGTAATTCCTATTAACATTTTACTCACCCTTCTTCAAATAGTTTTTTATCTGAATTAATATATCCTCATTACCAAAGCCTCCTGCTTTGGTAATAATATTGAGTTTATAATCATCACTTATTACGTCAGAAACTACAACTCCCGGGACAACCTCCTCCCTGGGAATTATGCCATAACATTCTATAGCCTTCATAATTCCCAGCACAGTGTCGCCTCCGAAGACAACTAACGTTCCTACATGCTTTTTATCCAATATTTTTTTGACCAGCCTTCCCATGTTTTCAGCGATCTTTAAATGCACCTTATTCATAGCAATATTTAACTTATTTGCATATTCATCAGTTTCATGCATCTGGTCACGGTTTTCAACTGCTTTTATAATGAAGTCTTCGTTGATGCTTATCCTCTCAACAATGCGCTCTAAAAGTTTTTCTCCTTCATGGGTATCTAAATAATCCTCCTGCAATTTTTGTTCAGGAGTTAATGTAATACTTTCATACCCATGTTTTTGTGCATAATTCATTTGATTTATAGAAACCTCATTAATACTGCCTGAAATCACTAATGTTCCAATACTATTTTTTTTGAAATGTATATTTTTAGCCTCCAATTCCAGTAACTCAGATAAAATTTCAGCAAATCCTGCACATCCTGCCATAACTTTCAGCTTATCTTTCCTTTTTAAAACAATGCCAATTTCTTTTAAGTCACTATTATCCTTTGCATCAAAAATATATATCGTGTCAACCTTTTCATTATCACTATCTATAAATTCAAAATTTTTATAATTCGTCACTACTACGTTAATTTGAGTTTGTTCTTTAATAATATCAGGTATATAGCTATGTTTTACCGGCTCAAAGGGGTCTTGTGCAAAAATCGTTTGGTCAAGTGGTATTTCGTTAACATAGTGGTAACCGTCTATAGTAACCCTGTTATTATTCGGAAATGCGGGTATAAACATAAGCTCCTGGCTGCCGGCAGCCTTTACCAATGCAGTTAATTCACTTCCTATATTT
Protein-coding regions in this window:
- the pdxA gene encoding 4-hydroxythreonine-4-phosphate dehydrogenase PdxA, encoding MLIGITMGDASGVGPELILGAYKQKAIQKDFIVIGDYEVLEYCNELLNYGVPLRRIADVTEVQEGYINVLDLKLLKKEELEIGRISKKSGYAAMKYVEYATQLALDKKIEAIVTLPMNKEATRLSNENFSGHTELIAKICGQTNYTMMLASEKLTVTHVNTHVSMEEAIKNVKKERIYNVIKLTHDALKRFIIKPKIAVAGLNPHAGEGGSFGREDINEIKPAVLKAQEEGIYAEGPIPPDTVFIKACKKQYDAVVCMYHDQGHIPIKLLDFEGGVNVTLGLKVIRTSVDHGTAFDIAYKGIASTRSLTEAYKFAINLVQGK
- a CDS encoding four-carbon acid sugar kinase family protein, encoding MIKLLIIADDFTGALDTGVQFAKKGIPTFVGVNQELDLEFIDKKIQVLAIDIESRHIQPDQAFKRVEKIVKKAKAYGIEYIYKKTDSTLRGNIGSELTALVKAAGSQELMFIPAFPNNNRVTIDGYHYVNEIPLDQTIFAQDPFEPVKHSYIPDIIKEQTQINVVVTNYKNFEFIDSDNEKVDTIYIFDAKDNSDLKEIGIVLKRKDKLKVMAGCAGFAEILSELLELEAKNIHFKKNSIGTLVISGSINEVSINQMNYAQKHGYESITLTPEQKLQEDYLDTHEGEKLLERIVERISINEDFIIKAVENRDQMHETDEYANKLNIAMNKVHLKIAENMGRLVKKILDKKHVGTLVVFGGDTVLGIMKAIECYGIIPREEVVPGVVVSDVISDDYKLNIITKAGGFGNEDILIQIKNYLKKGE
- a CDS encoding DeoR/GlpR family DNA-binding transcription regulator, which translates into the protein MLAVNRQERILKLLHEKGFVKVSDLSKMFDVSEETIRRDMEKLENQGLLQKIHGGATLIGEVNDVPPISLRKEINLEGKRKIAQEAVKYVKAGDSIILDSGSTTLMLAHLLPDIEISVITNDINIAYELSNKERVNLILTGGTQRKGSYSLVGPETEKFFETYNVQKIFLSTSGIKLGQGLSVSNILEAHIKKKIISCAQEVICLADITKFGKTALVTFAPINQIHKLICDQKIGKEYETYLRDRGIQVIIADEAADKKF